In the genome of Nocardioides seonyuensis, one region contains:
- a CDS encoding aldo/keto reductase translates to MISDLVLGAMYLGTRTDRDTSYALLDRFVSAGGTTIDTANCYAFWAHPSGHGGQSEATIGEWLWLNPGIRDRLVLSTKVGVEPLDTGGLEGLAPDVVRREAQRSRERLGVDVLDIYWAHGEDRDTPIGETVDAMGALVSQGVVRRLGLSNHPTWLLERARAHALARGLEPFSAVQLSTSYIAPRPGARVEGKDHRFGWVTDETLDYATVHPKVEVWAYSPLLGGAYDRGDRPFPRAYQHSGTSDRLAALAEVADRRGLSRGQVVLAWLLHRRPQLRPIVGVSSLDQLESALVAAEVELDDDELAQLDAPA, encoded by the coding sequence GCGGCACCACGATCGACACGGCCAACTGCTACGCGTTCTGGGCCCACCCCTCCGGCCACGGCGGCCAGAGCGAGGCCACGATCGGAGAGTGGCTCTGGCTCAACCCGGGCATCCGGGACCGACTGGTGCTCTCGACCAAGGTCGGCGTGGAGCCGCTCGACACCGGCGGGCTCGAGGGCCTGGCCCCGGACGTCGTACGACGCGAGGCGCAGCGCAGTCGCGAGCGGCTCGGCGTCGACGTGCTCGACATCTACTGGGCCCACGGCGAGGACCGGGACACCCCGATCGGCGAGACGGTCGACGCGATGGGCGCCCTGGTGAGCCAGGGCGTCGTACGCCGCCTGGGCCTCTCCAACCACCCGACCTGGCTCCTCGAGCGCGCCCGTGCACACGCGCTGGCCCGGGGCCTCGAGCCGTTCAGCGCCGTGCAGCTGTCGACGTCCTACATCGCACCGCGTCCGGGCGCGCGCGTGGAGGGCAAGGACCACCGCTTCGGGTGGGTGACCGACGAGACGCTGGACTACGCGACGGTGCACCCCAAGGTGGAGGTCTGGGCCTACAGCCCGCTGCTCGGCGGCGCCTACGACCGCGGCGACCGGCCGTTCCCGCGGGCCTACCAGCACAGCGGCACGAGCGACCGGCTCGCCGCGCTCGCCGAGGTCGCGGACCGGCGAGGGCTGAGCCGAGGTCAGGTCGTCCTGGCGTGGCTGCTGCACCGGCGCCCGCAGCTCAGGCCCATCGTCGGCGTGAGCAGCCTGGACCAGCTGGAGTCGGCGCTGGTCGCCGCCGAGGTGGAGCTCGACGACGACGAGCTGGCTCAGCTCGACGCGCCCGCCTGA
- a CDS encoding adenosine deaminase, which yields MSLSDFIAGLPKAELHVHHVGSASPRIVQELAQRHPAAGVPTEAEALRRFFEFRDFAHFIEVYLSVVDLVRTPEDVRMLTYEVAREMAQGQALRYAELTCTPYTSVLRGIPIQAYTEAIEDARVSAERDFGLVLRWIYDIPGESGIAAADATLDYALNHRPEALVGFGLGGPEIGVPRPQFQSHFEAARASGLHSVPHAGETTDAGTVWDAVRLLGAERIGHGCSAADDPELLDHLADQGIVLEVCPTSNLATGAVDTIEEHPLRTFVEAGVTVTINSDDPPMFATSLNHDYEVAAGLLDLDEAGVAGLARTAVRASFAPADVKTRILAEIDDYCADQAGASS from the coding sequence ATGAGCCTGAGTGACTTCATCGCCGGCCTGCCGAAGGCCGAGCTCCACGTGCACCACGTGGGCTCGGCCTCGCCGCGGATCGTCCAGGAGCTCGCGCAGCGCCACCCGGCAGCCGGGGTCCCCACCGAGGCCGAGGCGCTGCGGCGGTTCTTCGAGTTCCGCGACTTCGCGCACTTCATCGAGGTCTACCTCTCGGTGGTCGACCTCGTGCGCACTCCCGAGGACGTGCGGATGCTGACCTACGAGGTCGCCCGCGAGATGGCCCAGGGGCAGGCGCTGCGCTATGCGGAGCTCACCTGCACTCCCTACACCTCTGTCCTGCGCGGCATCCCGATCCAGGCCTACACCGAGGCGATCGAGGACGCCCGGGTCTCGGCCGAACGCGATTTCGGGTTGGTGCTGCGGTGGATCTACGACATCCCGGGCGAGAGCGGGATCGCCGCGGCCGATGCGACCCTCGACTACGCGCTCAACCACCGGCCCGAGGCGCTGGTCGGCTTCGGCCTCGGAGGGCCCGAGATCGGTGTGCCCCGGCCCCAGTTCCAGTCACACTTCGAGGCGGCCCGCGCGTCCGGCCTGCACTCGGTGCCCCACGCCGGCGAGACGACTGACGCAGGCACGGTGTGGGACGCCGTACGCCTCCTCGGGGCCGAGCGCATCGGTCACGGCTGCTCGGCCGCCGACGACCCCGAGCTGCTCGACCACCTGGCCGACCAGGGCATCGTGCTGGAGGTGTGCCCGACCTCCAACCTCGCCACCGGTGCCGTCGACACGATCGAGGAGCACCCGCTCCGGACGTTCGTGGAGGCCGGCGTGACGGTGACGATCAACTCCGACGACCCGCCGATGTTCGCGACGTCGCTCAACCACGACTACGAGGTCGCGGCGGGGCTGCTCGACCTCGACGAGGCGGGAGTCGCGGGGTTGGCGCGCACCGCGGTGCGGGCCTCCTTCGCGCCTGCTGACGTCAAGACGCGCATCCTGGCCGAGATCGATGACTACTGTGCTGATCAGGCGGGCGCGTCGAGCTGA
- a CDS encoding DsbA family protein, whose product MARNTPEKREQRRQRAAEALKERQAAERRRKMLTIGGVVAALVAIVAIIFGITQAMDTTGETPDNVPSVAEDPAADAEGDAVPGKLDGYGILVGDPEAARTVTIYEDLQCPACANLEAELGDEISEAIDAGEIQVDYRLLSFLDRASTNDYSSRALNALLVVLDTAGIDAFRAFHDDLYANQPAEGGPGFDDDELIERAVEAGAEESEIRADIEDKVYEQWIKNATDQMSKDGVNSTPTIRIDGEDADPQQLAELLQQ is encoded by the coding sequence ATGGCCCGGAACACTCCTGAGAAGCGCGAGCAGCGCCGACAGCGTGCCGCGGAGGCACTCAAGGAGCGGCAGGCTGCGGAGCGGCGTCGCAAGATGCTCACGATCGGCGGGGTGGTCGCGGCCCTGGTCGCGATCGTCGCGATCATCTTCGGCATCACCCAGGCGATGGACACCACGGGCGAGACGCCGGACAACGTGCCGTCCGTGGCGGAGGACCCGGCCGCCGACGCCGAGGGCGACGCCGTCCCGGGCAAGCTCGACGGCTACGGCATCCTGGTCGGCGACCCCGAGGCGGCCCGCACCGTGACGATCTACGAGGACCTCCAGTGCCCCGCCTGCGCCAACCTCGAGGCCGAGCTCGGCGACGAGATCTCCGAGGCCATCGATGCGGGCGAGATCCAGGTGGACTACCGGCTCCTCTCGTTCCTCGACCGCGCCTCGACCAACGACTACTCCTCCCGCGCGCTGAACGCCCTGCTGGTCGTCCTCGACACGGCGGGCATCGACGCGTTCCGTGCCTTCCACGACGACCTCTACGCCAACCAGCCGGCCGAGGGCGGCCCCGGTTTCGATGACGACGAGCTCATCGAGCGTGCGGTCGAGGCGGGTGCCGAGGAGTCCGAGATCCGCGCAGACATCGAGGACAAGGTCTACGAGCAGTGGATCAAGAACGCCACCGACCAGATGTCCAAGGACGGCGTCAACAGCACGCCGACGATCCGTATCGACGGTGAGGACGCCGACCCCCAGCAGCTCGCGGAGCTGCTGCAGCAGTAG
- a CDS encoding MauE/DoxX family redox-associated membrane protein: MKDWIGLLARLVTGGVWLVAGALKLPDPASSVRAVRAYDLLPEAIVPTVGHLLPVVEVVIGLCLVVGLLVRPMSVLSALLFVAFIVGIASAWARGLQIDCGCFGGGGYDADATSKYPWEIARDVGLLALSLWLVVRPRSRWALDSLLFGPREDIATDPRPTDADSTDPDSNDADTGPVLTHAERNHDGPEHS, translated from the coding sequence GTGAAGGACTGGATCGGACTCCTCGCGCGTCTGGTGACGGGCGGTGTGTGGCTGGTCGCCGGCGCCCTGAAGCTGCCCGACCCTGCCAGCAGCGTGCGTGCCGTGCGCGCCTACGACCTCCTGCCCGAGGCGATCGTGCCGACCGTGGGCCACCTGCTGCCCGTCGTCGAGGTCGTCATCGGGCTGTGCCTGGTCGTCGGCCTCCTGGTCCGGCCGATGTCCGTCCTCTCCGCCCTGCTGTTCGTCGCGTTCATCGTCGGTATCGCCTCGGCGTGGGCGCGAGGCCTCCAGATCGACTGCGGCTGCTTCGGCGGTGGCGGCTACGACGCCGACGCCACGTCGAAGTACCCCTGGGAGATCGCCCGGGACGTGGGACTTCTGGCCCTGTCGCTGTGGCTGGTCGTCCGACCACGATCCCGGTGGGCCCTCGACTCCCTGCTCTTCGGCCCGCGCGAAGACATCGCGACAGACCCACGCCCGACCGACGCAGACTCGACCGATCCCGACTCGAACGACGCAGACACAGGCCCCGTCCTGACACATGCCGAGAGGAACCACGATGGCCCGGAACACTCCTGA
- the orn gene encoding oligoribonuclease gives MNDRLVWIDCEMTGLDLRADALIEVAALVTDFDLNVLGEGVDVIVKPPAEALDQMVEFVRSMHETSGLLAALDSGTTLADAEDQVLSYIKEHCPDGSRPPLAGNTVATDRAFLARDMQALESFLHYRIVDVSSIKELSRRWFPRAYFSAPAKRGNHRALADIQESIEELRYYREAVFLPPPGPDSATAKEIAARHAGSLTGLVADTPADEESGL, from the coding sequence GTGAACGACAGACTTGTGTGGATCGACTGCGAGATGACCGGTCTCGACCTGCGGGCCGACGCCCTGATCGAGGTGGCGGCGCTGGTCACCGACTTCGACCTCAACGTCCTGGGCGAGGGCGTGGACGTCATCGTCAAGCCTCCCGCCGAGGCGCTCGACCAGATGGTCGAGTTCGTCCGCAGCATGCACGAGACGTCCGGCCTCCTGGCGGCGCTCGACTCCGGCACGACGCTCGCCGACGCCGAGGACCAGGTGCTTTCCTACATCAAGGAGCACTGTCCTGACGGGAGCCGACCGCCCCTGGCCGGCAACACCGTGGCCACCGATCGGGCCTTCCTCGCTCGTGACATGCAGGCCCTCGAGTCGTTCCTCCACTACCGCATCGTCGACGTCTCCTCGATCAAGGAGCTCTCCCGCCGCTGGTTCCCGCGCGCCTACTTCTCGGCTCCCGCCAAGCGTGGCAACCACCGGGCGCTCGCCGACATCCAGGAGAGCATCGAGGAGCTTCGCTACTACCGCGAGGCGGTCTTCCTGCCGCCTCCCGGGCCCGACAGCGCCACCGCCAAGGAGATCGCCGCCCGGCACGCCGGCTCCTTGACCGGACTGGTCGCCGACACCCCTGCCGATGAGGAGTCCGGGCTCTGA
- a CDS encoding DUF305 domain-containing protein, with protein sequence MRSSTRTGTRALGTLALTLALAAGLTACGDDEGGGVGASEVSTTEHNDADVAFASDMIQHHAQALSMVDLTLDRPLDPEVQALAEDVRAAQGPEIETMADWLTEWGEDVPETMRDHDNAGHDMDDMSDNMDGLDHGDMPGMMTAEEMDALENASDEEFQDMWLEMMVEHHEGAVEMAETEREDGQFKDAVDLAGQVVETQSREIETMQGLLGS encoded by the coding sequence ATGCGCAGCAGCACCAGGACTGGGACCAGAGCCCTCGGCACCCTCGCACTCACCCTGGCGCTCGCCGCCGGTCTCACCGCGTGCGGCGACGACGAGGGCGGAGGGGTCGGCGCCAGCGAGGTCAGCACGACCGAGCACAACGACGCCGACGTGGCCTTCGCCAGCGACATGATCCAGCACCATGCCCAGGCACTCTCGATGGTCGACCTGACTCTCGACCGACCCCTCGACCCCGAGGTCCAGGCCCTGGCCGAGGACGTCCGGGCCGCTCAGGGCCCTGAGATCGAGACGATGGCCGACTGGCTCACCGAGTGGGGTGAGGACGTCCCGGAGACGATGCGCGACCACGACAACGCCGGGCACGACATGGACGACATGTCGGACAACATGGACGGCCTCGACCACGGCGACATGCCGGGCATGATGACCGCCGAGGAGATGGATGCGCTCGAGAACGCCTCCGACGAGGAGTTCCAGGACATGTGGCTGGAGATGATGGTCGAGCACCACGAGGGTGCCGTCGAGATGGCGGAGACCGAGCGCGAGGACGGGCAGTTCAAGGACGCAGTCGACCTGGCGGGTCAGGTCGTCGAGACGCAGAGCCGCGAGATCGAGACGATGCAGGGGCTGCTGGGTTCCTGA
- a CDS encoding phytoene desaturase family protein — protein sequence MDPQRSSYDVVVVGGGHNGLVSAAYLARAGLSVLVLERLGHTGGAAVSVEPFSGHPARLSRYSYLVSLMPEELMRDLDLDVRLASRTTASYTPWSREGREGGLLVERPEGEATRASFRELTGSDDEYDAWRAFYGEVADLAQVVAPTLLQPLPLERDVRSRVDARIWDDVVTHPLGRAIESRFRDDTVRGVVATDALIGTFAALDDPSLVQNRCFLYHLIGNGTGEWRVPIGGMGAVTDALARAAAAAGAEILTNAGVSAISPGADGAEVTWHDGYRSRSATARRVLSGVAPWVLRILLGDGEDGGTKPEGSQLKINFLLDRLPRLKSGVDPEVAFAGTLHLSEDYSQLQAAYDAAASGSVPDPMPGEVYCHSLTDPSILGDRAGSAHTLTYFGVHTPAGLFERNHPARDRAIARALRSIDAVLAEPLADCLARDDEGHPCLEAKVPQDIERDLAMPGGHIFHGDLDWPWAPNRARLDTPAQQWGVQTDHDAVLLCGSGARRGGAVSGIAGHNAAQAALADL from the coding sequence ATGGACCCACAGCGCAGCAGCTATGACGTCGTGGTCGTCGGTGGCGGGCACAACGGCCTCGTCTCGGCGGCCTACCTCGCCCGCGCGGGCCTGAGCGTCCTGGTGCTCGAGCGGCTCGGGCACACCGGTGGGGCAGCGGTGTCGGTGGAGCCCTTCAGCGGCCACCCGGCGCGTCTCTCGCGCTACTCCTACCTCGTCAGCCTGATGCCCGAGGAGCTGATGCGCGACCTCGACCTCGACGTGCGCCTCGCCTCCCGCACCACGGCGTCGTACACCCCCTGGTCGCGGGAGGGCCGTGAGGGCGGGCTCCTGGTGGAGCGTCCGGAGGGCGAGGCGACCCGGGCGTCCTTCCGTGAGCTCACCGGCAGCGACGACGAGTACGACGCCTGGCGTGCCTTCTACGGCGAGGTCGCCGACCTCGCACAAGTCGTCGCACCGACGCTCCTGCAGCCCCTCCCCCTCGAGCGCGACGTACGCAGCCGGGTCGACGCGCGCATCTGGGACGACGTGGTGACGCACCCCCTGGGACGCGCCATCGAGTCGCGCTTTCGCGACGACACCGTGCGCGGGGTGGTCGCCACGGACGCCTTGATCGGCACGTTCGCCGCGCTCGACGACCCGTCCCTGGTCCAGAACCGCTGCTTCCTCTACCACCTCATCGGCAACGGCACCGGCGAGTGGCGGGTGCCCATCGGCGGCATGGGCGCGGTGACGGATGCGCTCGCGCGAGCCGCGGCCGCGGCGGGCGCCGAGATCCTCACCAACGCCGGCGTCAGCGCCATCTCGCCCGGAGCCGACGGTGCCGAGGTCACCTGGCACGACGGCTACCGCAGCCGGTCCGCCACCGCCCGCCGCGTGCTCTCCGGCGTGGCGCCGTGGGTGCTGCGGATCCTCCTCGGTGACGGCGAGGACGGCGGCACCAAGCCCGAGGGGTCCCAGCTCAAGATCAACTTCCTCCTCGACCGTCTCCCCCGCCTGAAGTCGGGCGTCGACCCGGAGGTCGCCTTCGCGGGGACCCTGCACCTCTCCGAGGACTACAGCCAGCTGCAGGCGGCGTACGACGCTGCTGCGTCAGGTTCGGTGCCCGACCCGATGCCGGGCGAGGTCTACTGCCACAGCCTCACCGATCCCAGCATCCTCGGTGACCGCGCGGGCTCGGCCCACACCCTCACCTACTTCGGGGTGCACACGCCGGCGGGGCTCTTCGAGCGCAACCACCCGGCCCGTGACCGAGCCATCGCCCGTGCGCTCAGGTCGATCGACGCCGTGCTCGCCGAGCCGCTCGCCGACTGCCTCGCCCGCGACGACGAGGGGCACCCCTGTCTGGAGGCGAAGGTCCCCCAGGACATCGAGCGCGACCTGGCGATGCCGGGCGGCCACATCTTCCACGGCGACCTCGACTGGCCCTGGGCACCCAACCGCGCCAGGCTCGACACGCCCGCCCAGCAGTGGGGTGTGCAGACCGACCACGACGCCGTGCTGCTCTGCGGCTCCGGTGCCCGACGCGGCGGCGCGGTGTCGGGCATCGCCGGGCACAACGCGGCCCAGGCGGCGCTGGCCGACCTCTGA